A single genomic interval of Phocoenobacter uteri harbors:
- a CDS encoding transferrin-binding protein-like solute binding protein, whose amino-acid sequence MKKLVLAITLSLILTACGSGGGSSSSMEQPNFAEKEGTKVSAFFMSETLIEPHKHTHGINTLALIPNEGKFKGKEVTVSLIPEKVKSNSVFHYIDAKDIHNSVGNALQETESLIVSGRNYQNSRFGVFVDSEDNYFLTFTQGVVTSQNDLPKSANVTYRGNGLAMLRIEKQIVNNPEKDLYHLESGWVEGKSEFTVDFVNKKISGSLKDFKEGKNGLNIPTIIIGAKSFSNQSEYIINHMYEDKKMNKGELLKAQFYGNKAAELSGQYAKRLDEEKVIWAVFGAKKQ is encoded by the coding sequence ATGAAAAAATTAGTATTAGCGATAACTCTTTCTTTGATTTTAACCGCTTGTGGTAGTGGTGGAGGTTCATCTTCTTCAATGGAACAACCTAATTTTGCAGAAAAAGAAGGAACAAAAGTTTCTGCATTTTTTATGTCTGAAACTTTGATAGAGCCTCATAAACATACTCACGGGATCAATACATTAGCACTTATACCGAATGAGGGAAAATTTAAGGGAAAAGAGGTAACTGTTTCTTTAATCCCTGAAAAAGTGAAATCAAATAGCGTATTTCATTATATAGATGCCAAAGATATACATAATAGTGTTGGAAATGCTCTTCAGGAAACAGAAAGTTTGATTGTAAGTGGTCGAAATTATCAAAATTCTCGTTTCGGTGTTTTTGTTGATTCGGAAGATAATTATTTTCTTACGTTTACACAAGGAGTTGTAACCTCCCAAAACGATTTGCCGAAAAGTGCTAATGTAACCTACCGTGGTAATGGATTGGCAATGTTACGAATAGAAAAACAAATAGTTAATAATCCTGAAAAAGATTTATACCATCTTGAAAGTGGATGGGTTGAAGGTAAAAGTGAATTTACAGTAGATTTTGTGAATAAGAAAATATCTGGGTCACTAAAAGATTTTAAAGAAGGTAAAAATGGCTTGAATATTCCTACGATAATAATTGGAGCGAAATCATTTAGTAATCAATCTGAATATATTATCAATCATATGTATGAGGATAAAAAAATGAATAAAGGAGAATTATTAAAAGCACAATTTTATGGTAATAAAGCCGCAGAGCTAAGTGGTCAATATGCTAAAAGATTAGATGAAGAAAAAGTTATTTGGGCTGTGTTTGGTGCGAAAAAGCAATAA
- the yegQ gene encoding tRNA 5-hydroxyuridine modification protein YegQ, whose translation MLDTKTKPELLSPAGNLKNMRYAFAYGADAVYAGQPRYSLRVRNNDFNHANLQIGIDEAHALGKKFYVVVNIAPHNSKLKTFIRDIKKVVDMKPDALIMSDPGLIMMVREAFPEMDIHLSVQANAVNWATVKFWKQMGLTRVILSRELSLDEIAEIRKEVPDMEIEIFVHGALCMAYSGRCLLSGYINKRDPNQGTCTNACRWEYKTEEAKVDEVGNIVDKENQIEIKNVAPTLGLGETTDNVYLLSEKGRPEEKMSAFEDEHGTYIMNSKDLRAIEHVETLTKMGVHSLKIEGRTKSFYYCARTAQVYRKAIDDAAAGKPFDRSLMTTLESLAHRGYTEGFLRRHTHDEYQNYDYGYSISDKQQFVGEFTGKRNDQGMAEVAVKNKFLVGDTVELMTPSGNITFKICKMLNRKNEEVDSGKGDGHFVFLDVPQDIDLNYALLMRNLEGTNTRNPHKS comes from the coding sequence ATGTTAGATACAAAAACCAAACCAGAATTATTATCCCCAGCGGGAAATTTGAAAAATATGCGTTATGCCTTTGCTTATGGTGCAGACGCTGTTTATGCGGGGCAACCTCGTTATAGCTTGCGTGTACGAAATAACGATTTTAATCACGCTAATTTGCAAATTGGGATCGATGAAGCCCACGCACTTGGCAAAAAATTCTATGTGGTGGTAAATATCGCACCACACAATTCAAAATTAAAAACCTTTATCCGTGATATTAAAAAAGTCGTGGATATGAAACCTGATGCCTTGATTATGTCTGATCCAGGTTTAATTATGATGGTGCGTGAAGCTTTTCCTGAAATGGATATTCATCTTTCTGTGCAAGCAAATGCAGTAAACTGGGCAACGGTTAAGTTCTGGAAGCAAATGGGCTTAACTCGTGTGATTTTATCTCGTGAGCTTTCTCTTGATGAAATTGCAGAAATTCGCAAAGAAGTGCCTGATATGGAAATTGAGATTTTTGTACATGGTGCATTGTGTATGGCGTATTCTGGACGTTGCTTACTTTCTGGCTATATCAATAAGCGTGATCCAAATCAAGGTACTTGTACTAATGCGTGTCGTTGGGAATATAAAACCGAAGAAGCAAAAGTGGATGAAGTAGGCAATATTGTTGATAAAGAAAATCAAATTGAAATCAAGAATGTTGCACCAACGCTGGGTTTAGGCGAAACAACGGACAACGTGTATCTTTTATCTGAAAAAGGTCGACCAGAAGAAAAAATGAGTGCCTTTGAAGATGAACACGGCACTTATATTATGAATTCAAAAGATTTACGTGCGATTGAACACGTGGAAACCTTGACTAAAATGGGCGTACATTCACTGAAAATTGAAGGGCGTACTAAATCATTCTACTATTGTGCAAGAACAGCACAAGTTTATCGTAAAGCGATTGATGATGCAGCCGCTGGTAAGCCATTTGATCGTAGTTTAATGACAACCCTTGAAAGCCTTGCACATCGTGGGTATACCGAAGGATTCTTACGTCGTCACACTCACGATGAATACCAAAATTATGATTATGGTTATTCAATTTCTGATAAACAACAATTTGTTGGAGAATTTACGGGTAAACGTAACGATCAAGGCATGGCAGAAGTTGCGGTTAAAAATAAATTTTTAGTGGGTGATACCGTTGAATTGATGACACCAAGCGGTAATATTACCTTTAAAATTTGCAAAATGTTAAACCGTAAAAATGAAGAAGTGGATTCAGGAAAAGGCGATGGACATTTTGTCTTTTTAGATGTACCACAAGATATTGATTTAAACTATGCGTTGTTGATGCGAAATTTAGAAGGAACGAATACAAGAAATCCACATAAAAGTTAA
- a CDS encoding DUF5339 family protein yields the protein MKKLVLALSFAGIAASASAEGLSAKCTEYFHKVETNLKALPVEQLEVAQKQYDENKAQLALLDEQTQDKTCTEALEQMKVSEESKEETTDNVKEEAK from the coding sequence ATGAAAAAATTAGTTTTAGCTTTATCATTCGCTGGCATTGCAGCATCAGCTTCAGCCGAAGGTCTTTCTGCAAAATGTACAGAATATTTTCATAAAGTAGAAACAAATTTAAAAGCATTGCCTGTAGAACAATTGGAAGTTGCACAAAAACAATATGATGAAAATAAAGCACAATTGGCTTTATTAGATGAACAAACCCAAGATAAAACTTGTACTGAAGCTTTAGAGCAAATGAAAGTTTCAGAGGAGAGCAAAGAAGAAACAACAGATAATGTAAAAGAAGAAGCAAAATAA